The genomic interval GAGATATTTATTCATGTTAAGGGAATatccatttatttccattttattcagtgttctgttgttttgtctgtgggttttttgttttgttttttttttttaaatcaagaatgagtgttgagggcttccctgctggcgcagtggttgagagtccgcctgccgatgcaggggacacgggttcgtgccccggtccgggaagatcccacatgccgcggagcggctgggcccgtgagccatggccgctgagcctgcgcgtccggagcctgtgctccactacgggagaggccacaacagtgagaggcccgcgtacagcaaaaaaaaaaaaaaaaaaaaagaatgagtgctgaattttgtcaaatgcctctCCATGGAGAGGACTCCGTGATTTTTCTCCTCTGGTGAAAGGAGCACAAGTCCCTCTCATGGACATTCCCATCAGTAGTGGTGTTGGCCCCACCCGGACACCCTGTCCTTTTGAATGTGTTGCTTGGAGTCTCCTTGCTTGTATTTGTTTGAGGAGTTTTGTGTTGTTTCCCAAACACAACTGGCCTTTGGTGTGCTTTGCCAAGTTTGGGGCTAGTCCTATGCTGACTTCATAAAGTGAATGTGGAAATGTTCCTCCGGGCTCTACACTGTGGCGGCTTAACTGGCAAGACAGGCCTCTGATCCTAACGGCAGGACACACTTCGCCTGGGAAACTTTCCAGAAGGGCATTTGAGATAGACCAGTGTTCCTGCCACgttctcagtttttttttgtgATCACTGACATGTCTAGACCTTTGCTCTTTCTTGGACCCGTTTGTCATTTATACTTAAGcttgccagatttagcaagtaAAAATAAAGCCTGCccaattaaatctgaatttcagataagtgCCAATGTTTTTAGTGTGTGTTAAGTATCGCAATTCTACTTACATCATCCTAGAAAGAAAGTTATTTTGTCaagtttccaaatttatttttattaaaatgagtaATCTTTTCTAGTACTTCTAACTTCCTCTATAGCTTAGGTTATTTCCccgttctcatttcttttttgtgtgtatttacaCGTCCTTCATTTTTACTAATTGGCTAGCTAATAGCTTATATATCTTTTTCAAAGATCTGTTCTTCTGACTTCAAGTTTATCAATTTCTGCTTCAGTTGTTACTAAATTCTTCCTCTTGCCTTCCTTACTGTTCTGGTTGTTCTTTTACTAACTTGGTATGTtagatattttgttttgattattattaatGTAACTATTTAAGGCAATATATTTTCCTCTGAGCCCTGCTTTAGCTATATTCTGTGGGGGCTGATCTGTATTGATGTGAATGTTATTTTGAAGATACCGCTTTGATTTCCTCTGTGTAACAAGATGTTTAAAGAGGCTGTAAGAGTCGCTAACTGGGCTGGGAATGCATCTTGGTTGGCATTACTTGTGGTCCAAGAGGGATGTGGGCAGGGGCCAGGCAAGTAACCTAGGGTGGGATGAGCAGGGAGCAAGAGGAATGGGCTTCCTCCAGGGGCCCCCAGAAGCCAAGGAGGGCTCTGTGTGGCCTCATGGCAGGATCAGGTATGCATTTTCCAAGGCTCATCACTGTCACGAGTAGGGAGTGGATCGAGGCTGTGGCAGCGGCAAGGAGGCAGAAAGGGATGAAGGGATGGAACCAAGGCCAAGCCACACATAtggagggagaggactgggtgaCTATcatggaggggggagaggggggcaCCAGAGAACTTCCGGCTGCCTCAGAGCTGGCTTCTGGTTGGGTGTATTGAGTCCGAGGTGCCTGTGGATCCCAGGTGctctggaggtgggaggtgggcggGTGAGTGGGTATGTGAGTCTGATGGTCCAGAAACCTGGGCTAGAGCCTGGGCGGGGACCCATCAGTTCACAAGTGGTAACTGAGGCTccaggggacggtgagggtcccAGGGATGGCAGAGGGTGAGTCAGGAGTGCAGGGACACCGTTCTCATGCTCTGGGGATGCAGCTGGGAGGCACTGCGGCGAGGGTGTCTGTTGTCTGAAGGCCCTCGGTGTGTAGTGCTCTGTCCCAGCAGGCACAGGAGCAACACCCAACCCGTCCTGTGTGGCTGAACTCCAGGCAGAATGGGAGGTGATGGATCTGTAGTGGCGTCCTTCCAGGCGGAGGTACACCCCTGTGGGATGTTTGGGGTGAAACAGGAACTCCCAGTGCTCCCAGGACTCGGCATGGGGCAGGACCCCCCAGGGAGGGTGGCGCACTCAGGAGCTGGCAGAGCCATCCACGGTGGCTGGGGGCTCGCGGGTCTCAATCGGGGGTGGTTTGGTGACTGGCCGTGGGGGTGGGGTGACCCTGCACCTAGCAAggggaggccagggctgctgctccACTGCCTACAGTGCGTGGACAGCACCCCCGCGAAGAATGACTCACCCAAAACATCAACAGTGCTGAGGGTGAGAACATGTTGgagttgggggctggggagggcttaGGTCTCGCTTCATCCAGCCTTTTCCTGGCACGGAGGACAAGCTCCAGGACGGGCCTGAGCCAAGGGCCCCCAGGAGCCAGGGACAGGTGCCCCCAGGCCACACCCCTGCCTTCCTCCCAAAGGCGTGTGCGGAGCCCCAGCAAGTGTCCAGGGTGGCCTGGAGAAGGCCCAGCCCGTGTCTGGTTTCCCTGGCTCCGTGGTGGTGTGTGTGGAGGGCTGCAGCTCACTGCACGTGCTTTCTGAAGGTCCCCTCCCCACCTCGACCCTGAATCAGGCGTGGTGCAGCCTTTTCTTTAATCTTGGACTGGAAGATACACAGGTGGGGAATGGGGTTTCGGGGAGCGGGGGCCCAGTCCTGGGTGAGAGGCCTGGGGAGGTTGGAGGGGTCAGGGCAGGGCCACAGgggctctgggagggcagggctcGGCCCCCACAGCCGTCCATCTGCTGGGCTGTCCCCACCTCTTGAAGCCCCAGGCTGACCGTCCAGCCAAGGGGTCCAGATTCTGCCGGACCAGGCTAGCCTGGACGTGTGCTGGGTGGGATCCCAGCTCTGGGGAGGGAGCAGCCTCTTTAGTAGCCTGAGGGCTCCCCACCCTTCCTGGGGTCCGCTGCGGCGTACACGCAGGCCCCGTCCTGGGACACGGCCTGGACCACGTTCAGGAAAACGGGCCTCTCGGTCTGGCTCTGGCCCCGGTACTGGAGCCCCTTCTTCACCtcctggagaggagagaaggctGGTCATGGAGGGGCTGGGACCCGGGCAGGGAGCTGAGGACCCTGGCCGAGGAGGCAGGACTGGCAGGGGCGGTCTGGGAGAGGACAGAGGGGCGCTGGACGCAGCCTTGTCTGCAGGCATGGAGTCTACGGCCTCCCACTCCAAAGGCCCCAGAGGAGAAGCCTGGGCTCCAGGGGATATGATAGGAGGACATCGCCTGGACTAGAAGGAAGCTGAGATGCAGGTTCACTTCTGTCCTGGATCAAGGACACCAGGGGCCTCAACGTGACAACCAAGGAGTCCAAGGGCTTCTGTGGAGAAGATAGCTTTCAACGTTTTGAGGACCTTGAAAGCAAAGTCTTCTAGAAGGCAGAGCTTGGGCCCTTTGGAGTCCCAGGTCACCCATACATAAGAAAGGCCCAGCTCAACATCTGGCTCCTGCCCTGGACAGGAGGGATGGCCCTGGTGCCAGCACTGTTGGCAGCTCAGGACCtgccatctcaacaccagcatgAGAAGACGGGGGTCCCAGACTCTCCAGGGCCCCGCCCTGCTGGTGGAGGAGTCAGCTAGAGGCTTCTGAACACCCATGAGTCCAAGGACATGGACCCCAGGCCACAGGCACCAGCGGTCCCCAAGGGTGAGGCACTACGAGCACGGGCTGTAAAGGCTCAGGTCTGAGACGGTGAGTGTGTGGAATTGGAGGGCGTCAGGGCCCAGGTGTTGGTGTCTGAGCGCCCGAGTACCTTGCCTTGGGGCCTGGTCCCCACACTTGCCAGTCTGTGGCTCTTCACACAGATCCTGGCACGTGGAGACCTGTGTTACTCGGGCCCCGCATTCCCACTTAAGGCCAAGGACCCCCACCCACCAGGGCCCTCAGTTCCAGGTGTCCTGCAGTCCCCAGGACCAGGGCCTCCAGGACCTGAGCCATGGGTACGGCGAGGTCTCCAGGCGCTATGGCCTTGGGTGTGTCTCTGCCTGACGTGCTAATTACCTAGTGTCCTTAGGTTGGAAGGCCCAGCTCCTCACAGCCACAGCAGGACCTGTGGTCCTCGGAGACCATTCTTTAGCGTCGTAGTGGCCAAACTCCAAGGCCCTGAGGAACAAGGACCCTCCTGGCCTCAGGCCTGGGCCTTGGCTCTGAGGGCCCTTGGAGACTCAAGGTCTCCACCGAGTGCCTCAGATGTTCTCCATGGGAGGTCCTGACCTGTGTGGCCAACACTCTAACCTTCCAGGGAGCTGAGGGCCGTGGGCTCGGGGTTCTCTGGATTCCAGGCTGTCAGGTCCAAATTCTCAGAGTTGAGGTCCTTGGAGAATGGTGTTCACAGAGTAAAGACCTTCAGTCAAGGTCAAGGAGAAGGGCCTAAGAGAGCATCAAGTCCTCCTGCCACGGGGAGGACCctgcacagggagggagggaggctgggagggagggcctCGGACTCTGAGAGTTTGGGCCTGACGGGCTGAGGTCCTTAGTCTCCAGGCCCAAAGACCAAGGTTCTCAGGACTACACACCCCCTTGGACTCAAGGCCCCTCACTCTGTGGTCCTCAAAATTCCAAGGGCCCTGGGAGGCGGCCTTGAGACCAGAGAAGCTCATAACAGGAAAGGCAGCTTTGATGACCTGGAACCCCAGCTGCTTGAATGGACCCTGGACATGAAGTTTGGAGTCTTGAAAAGCTGCTAGTCCTTTAAAGTGGGTCCTAGTGAGGGCATCTGCCAGCCCAGAGACCTTCCAAGGAGGCCAGCCATCTgcccaggaggaggggaggggctgggaggcccACAAGAGAATTCAGCTCCTGGGCCTGCTTGTGTGGGGAACCAAGAACCCAGTGCCATGGAGGGAAATCCCTCTGCAGACTCCCAGGAATAATAGACTCCTTGAGAAATAAACCGGCAGATAAAAGCTGCAGATCGCACAAGGAAGCAGATCACCATGAGGGAGGGTCCGAGAGGCCTCAGCCGGGGAAAGTAGCTTCCGGATAGAATGGCCCAGAAAGAGGAGGGCCCAAGGTGCAGGGGAGCTCGTTCTGGGAGTCGTGTGAACAACACCCTGTCCCCTGCCGGGGAGACCAGCTGCCTGTTGCCTCCCCCATGGAGCTTCTCAACTCCTGGTGGCCCCCAAAGCCAAAGTGCACCGGGCACACTCAAAAGCTGAGGCCCCACCAGGGGCTCTGAAGGCAAGCGCTGAGGCGTCTGTCTGGCGGTCTCTCGGCCCACGGCCTCACCTGGCTGAAGCTGGGCTCGTACTCTACCCGGCCCTTGCTGTCCACGTGCAGGATGGGGGCTGCAATGGCAGCTTGCAGGTCAAGGCCCAGCCACAGCTTGTTCATGATGGCCTGTTTGGGGAGAGAAGGatgcaggcagggagggagggaggggcaccagccaccctccccaacccctcctAGGACATGAAGACAACAGGGCCGCCCAGCAAGGGCACGTTCCATCCAGGAGCCCCCAGACtcacctgggccacagcagagaTGATGAGCTCCCCGCCAGCCCCGCCGATCACCAGCTTCGACCCCTGGGCTGCGTTGACCAAGATGGAGGGGACCATGGATGAAGGGGGCCGCTCACCTGGAACTGGAGGCCGGACAGGTATCAGTGCAGCCTCGCTTCTGAGCCAGCGCCCCCCGGGGCCACCCCCTCCATCCCTGTCTCTGTGCTGGGCCTGCCCggccttcctgccttccctcgTCTCGCCCGGGGGCATTGTGCTCACCGGGAGGTGGGGTGACTCCGGAGCCCCGCCGGTGCCTCCAGCACAGGTCCAGGAGCTCGTTGTTGAGGAGGATGCCCGTGCGCGGTGAGTACACCATGGCTCCAAAGCTGTggacagaggcagagctgggcgcAGGCCGTGGGCTCCCGACACACATGGGCTGCACCCCAGCGCTCCAGAAGCTCCTCGTTTTAGCAGCTGTCCCCCAGCATCCTGGAGCTGCTCTTccctccctggccctgcccccaaAGATCCACCTTGTCCCCCACCACGGCATCCTCCTGCTTGTAAGGCCCGTCCTCATCCCGGCTCAGGGCCACCCCATCAGCAGCCTTTTCGGCCAGAGGTGTCAGGGTGTAGGACCCTTTTGACACAGGAGAGGGGAAAACAAGGTACCATTCGATGGACACAGCCAGGGAGGTGCTGGGAggccaggctgggggtggagggctgAGGTCTAGGGGGTGGAGTGGGGCCTGCCCGCCTGCCCCCGGCCTCACGTACGGCGTATTGATGGTGCTGGTGGCAGACACAGCGCTGCCATCCTCCCCCAGCACGGACACGTGGGCCGTGCCCATCCTGTGGCTCCAGGTCTCGGCCAGGCTGTAGTGGCTGAGCTGGTGGTCACCCCGGGTGTCGATCTGCTGGTGGATGTGCTGGGCCAGAGCCTCCCCCAGCAGGTCCTGGGAGGCGTTCTGGGGTGGGCAGACAGGTGACAGGGTCAGTGAGAGGCCAGGTGGAGTCACAGAGCAGAAGGTCCCCTAAGGGTGTCAGAGATGCAGCACCACCACTGCCTTCCCGTACCTGCCCCTCCGGGGCTCCCTTCAGTCCCCAGACTGCTGTACCCTCCCTGCTCTGGCCCACTGACAGGCCATCCGGTTCTAGAACCAACCATGTACACACCCCTCCAGCCTCACCCGCCAGGCTCTCAGGGTCTGTGGATAGAGCACCCGTCGGCCTGACCCTCCCTTCATGCTGAGccctggggcagggaagggggctcTCCACCAGCTCAGGGCACCTCACCTGGACCTCCGGGTGGCTTCGAGGGTCCCACAGCCGCCACCTCTGCCCGCTAGCAAACTTGAGCGTCTCCACGAGGTGATGGTACAAGTTCACCCTCCCCTCGGGCCTGGCCACTGACTCCGCGGAAAAGTTGaaccctggggagggggtgggcgcAGGTGGGGGTCATCCTGTGTAGTGGGTTGAGAAAGATTTGTCCATGTCCTAAttctcagaacctgtgaataccTTATATGGAAAAAGAGTGAATATTACCTTGTATGGCAAatgtgtgattaaattaaggatcttgagaggaGCGGACTATCCTGGATTATCCGGGTGGGCGCTAAATGTAATCACATATATCCTtataaaacagacacagagaagagggAGGCTGAAACTGcagggatgcagccacaagcctaGGAATGCTGGCAGacgccagaagctggaagaggcaaagaacagattctcccccagGCCCCCCGGAAGGAATGTGGCCCTGCAGGCACCCTGGTTTTGAACTTCTGGGCTCCAGAACTacgagagaataaatttctgttgtctgaGCCACcaggttttggtaatttgtgatactttgttacggcagccacaGGCTGCATCAGGCAGCCCCATCTCTGGACGCTGCCAGGATGCCTCCTGCTCCGCACAACCCCCTTGCAAGCTGCAATAGGCTGGGCCTCAGCCCTAGCTGCACACACTGGACCGGCAGCTCACCACCTGCAGAGCCACTGCACCTGTGCCCTGCGCCGGGGTCACCTGGGGGCACTTAGTGGGTAGATGTCTGCAGACTCTTCAGCAGAGCCCAGGCGTGGGCCACACCGGAGGCCAGCTCTAGAACACACCGTCCTGGCCCACTCCTCAGCCCAGTCTTCAGCATCTGAGGAGGGGGCTGAGCTGGAGGAGGCAGTGGCTACCCAGAGCCTGGCTGGGCCTGGAATTCAGTTCACGGGCGCCAGACCCCCTGGCTCCTGGGGGCCTCACCTTTGAGCACATTGAGGACAAAGCTGAGAATCGCGCCCCCTGCAGGCGGTGGCGGTGAGTACAGGGTGTAGTCTCCCAGGGGCACCTCCAGGGCGTCCACCACCTCAGGCCGGAATGATGCCAGGTCCTGCGGggtcagcaggctccctggggtgAGACAGAGGACTCCATGTACAGACGGGGAAACGAGGTGCAGAGTGTCAGCCAGGGACCTTGGTTTACACAGTGGGGGCCCCCCTCGTTCCCTAGCCTTCTAGGCTCAGAGGGGTGGTGCTGGGCCTGTGGGCAGTGGCCTCAGGGCTGGGGGATGGGTGGACAGAGGCCAGGGACGGGCAGGTTGGAGGGGAGAGTGGGAGAAGGTGGGGGAGGCAAGCTGGCCTCTGAGAGACTGAGGGTGGCCAACTCCAGGCCCAGGAGCAGCCACCGATAGCTCCCGTCCCGTGGCCCTAACCCTCAGGGTCCTGCTCCTCGGGGGCTTTGACTGCAAGGTCCCTGAGACCAGCAGTGGGCATGACTTGGGCAACGACCTCTCCAAGCCCTGGGAGCAGCTGGCCCCCTCTCAgggcgaggggaggggaggggaggggagggccggaCCCACCCTCAGCCCTGGCGCCCAGACCCCTCTTTCTCTGGCGGAACGGGGCTGTGGGGCCTCATGTGCTGACCTTCCTTGGCAACGTCCTCCAGCAACATCTGGCCCAGCCTCCCTGTGTAGAGGGCCTCTGCGCCTTCCGCAGCCACGGTCTCCAGGGTGGCGGCCAGCGCGGGCCACGGGAGTGGGTCATGAGGACTCAGGGGTTCTGTCCCATTGAAGAAGAgctgcctggggggtggggggcagcctcAGGGTGAGGCCAGGTCCTGGAGGGCAGCCACACTTCTGCAGGGACCCTACAGGGAGGGAGTCCTGGTCCGGAGTCCTGAGGGGCTGTGGTGGACATGGGGGCAGATTCTCCAGGATTGGGTGGGGCTGACACCCCTCATGTCTCTCATCACCCAGGCCCAGGGAGgacacgcccccccccccaccacgcCAGCGTCCACCCAGGGCCTGACACCCGGCATTCCTCCTGGTCAGTGGGCTGCCCGGGTGGGCGAGTGGGATGGCCAAAGCCCTCCTGCCAGCCCAGAGAGagtgggtggggggggagggcagggcccaAATCTGCACCCTGGGAGCCCCATCACTTTGGCATAAACTGTCTCTGGCCTGAGCCCTCTGATGAGGTTCTGCCACGTGGAACCGGAGGTCTCTGAGCTGCGACATAGCTCAGTGACATATTGGCCAGCCAGGGCCCCGGCCCCCAGAAGGTTGATCCGCtggctggaggaggagctgaggaGGGGCCCTGGGCCCCCATCGGAGCTCACCTCAGGGACGATGCGTGCAGAGAAGGGCGCAGGTAGCTGCTATGCAGGAAGCGGCTGAGGATGCGGGGCACGCGGAGGCCCCCCCGGAGCAGCGCGATGGTGGGCCTGAAGAGCTGCGCCCAGGGCAGGTGGCCGTGGCGGTGGTGGGCCTCAGCGTAGCCACGGAGCTCCCCAGGCACCCCGATCCACTGGGCACCTGCACGGCACGGGGGTCATGCCCCTGCCCCTGGGCCGCCCCCCTTGGCCCCCAGGGGCTGTCACTCCACTCTTGGCTGCCTGGCCCCCCAGCCGTGGCAGCCAGAGCGAGCCTTCTGGAGCCCACCTGGGACCACGGCCCTCCCCCCTCACACTCCTGtgcctccccatttccctctgcaCAAAGTCCATGGCCAGGCCTGTGGGGCCCAGAAAAactggccccatccccaccccccacccccagccccccaaccTGTCTCCACTGAACCCTCCGGGCCTTCAGCTGAGGTGGTCCCTCTGCTTGGATCGTCCCTCCCAACTCAGAGAGCCCTCCCCCGGGAAAACCCGGGGAGTCAGGACCTCCGCAGGGGCTCCCCATCCCCAGCTGCCACCCCTCAGTGCCAGGGTGGTTCAGCTGTCCATCAGGGGCGCTGCCCCTTCAGGGTGGGGGGTTCTGCTCAGCCCCAGTGGTCTGGTGGGGTGGGAGCGGGTGGCCCCTCTAGGGCCTCACCTGTGCCCAGAGGCTGGGCCTGCTTGCACTGGTCCAGCAGACCTGGGACGTGGCTGGCGGGTACCGTCTCCCTGGCGTTGATGACCTCCACCTTCCCTGGAGTTGGGCAGGGCGTGTGGGGTGTCAGGGGCACCCCGGTGGCTGCCAGGCCTCACTGCACACCAACAGTCCCCCTCAGACAGCCCTGGCCCTGCTCTCGACCTCAGTTTCTCTACCATGAACTGGCCTCTGCGCGGGTTTAGGCTTTGCAGAGGTTGGGGGGCACCAAGAGACTCAGGAAGGGGCGTGGGTAGACAGGGCAGGTCGGCCACACTCTCAGGTGGTCTAAAAGGACCTCACTGTTAGCACCTGTGGACGAGCCCATCCTCCCCACGGGCGTCCCGTATGGACT from Globicephala melas chromosome 13, mGloMel1.2, whole genome shotgun sequence carries:
- the GGT5 gene encoding glutathione hydrolase 5 proenzyme isoform X1; translation: MKRRKNSPQTPCCLASCQGQDGLKTGSPGGWPAPPLRAMAQGHGATVSMVLLGLGLALAIIVPIVVVSWHRVHCGPQAFAHAAVAADSKICSDIGRAILQQHGSPVDATIAALVCTGVVNPQSMGLGGGVIFTIYNASTGKVEVINARETVPASHVPGLLDQCKQAQPLGTGAQWIGVPGELRGYAEAHHRHGHLPWAQLFRPTIALLRGGLRVPRILSRFLHSSYLRPSLHASSLRQLFFNGTEPLSPHDPLPWPALAATLETVAAEGAEALYTGRLGQMLLEDVAKEGSLLTPQDLASFRPEVVDALEVPLGDYTLYSPPPPAGGAILSFVLNVLKGFNFSAESVARPEGRVNLYHHLVETLKFASGQRWRLWDPRSHPEVQNASQDLLGEALAQHIHQQIDTRGDHQLSHYSLAETWSHRMGTAHVSVLGEDGSAVSATSTINTPFGAMVYSPRTGILLNNELLDLCWRHRRGSGVTPPPVPGERPPSSMVPSILVNAAQGSKLVIGGAGGELIISAVAQAIMNKLWLGLDLQAAIAAPILHVDSKGRVEYEPSFSQEVKKGLQYRGQSQTERPVFLNVVQAVSQDGACVYAAADPRKGGEPSGY
- the GGT5 gene encoding glutathione hydrolase 5 proenzyme isoform X3 encodes the protein MAQGHGATVSMVLLGLGLALAIIVPIVVVSWHRVHCGPQAFAHAAVAADSKICSDIGRAILQQHGSPVDATIAALVCTGVVNPQSMGLGGGVIFTIYNASTGKVEVINARETVPASHVPGLLDQCKQAQPLGTGAQWIGVPGELRGYAEAHHRHGHLPWAQLFRPTIALLRGGLRVPRILSRFLHSSYLRPSLHASSLRQLFFNGTEPLSPHDPLPWPALAATLETVAAEGAEALYTGRLGQMLLEDVAKEGSLLTPQDLASFRPEVVDALEVPLGDYTLYSPPPPAGGAILSFVLNVLKGFNFSAESVARPEGRVNLYHHLVETLKFASGQRWRLWDPRSHPEVQNASQDLLGEALAQHIHQQIDTRGDHQLSHYSLAETWSHRMGTAHVSVLGEDGSAVSATSTINTPFGAMVYSPRTGILLNNELLDLCWRHRRGSGVTPPPVPGERPPSSMVPSILVNAAQGSKLVIGGAGGELIISAVAQAIMNKLWLGLDLQAAIAAPILHVDSKGRVEYEPSFSQDLNSENLDLTAWNPENPEPTALSSLEGGEEGAPVPGPEPDREARFPERGPGRVPGRGLRVRRSGPQEGWGALRLLKRLLPPQSWDPTQHTSRLAWSGRIWTPWLDGQPGASRGGDSPADGRLWGPSPALPEPLWPCPDPSNLPRPLTQDWAPAPRNPIPHLCIFQSKIKEKAAPRLIQGRGGEGTFRKHVQ
- the GGT5 gene encoding glutathione hydrolase 5 proenzyme isoform X2 produces the protein MKRRKNSPQTPCCLASCQGQDGLKTGSPGGWPAPPLRAMAQGHGATVSMVLLGLGLALAIIVPIVVVSWHRVHCGPQAFAHAAVAADSKICSDIGRAILQQHGSPVDATIAALVCTGVVNPQSMGLGGGVIFTIYNASTGKVEVINARETVPASHVPGLLDQCKQAQPLGTGAQWIGVPGELRGYAEAHHRHGHLPWAQLFRPTIALLRGGLRVPRILSRFLHSSYLRPSLHASSLRQLFFNGTEPLSPHDPLPWPALAATLETVAAEGAEALYTGRLGQMLLEDVAKEGSLLTPQDLASFRPEVVDALEVPLGDYTLYSPPPPAGGAILSFVLNVLKGFNFSAESVARPEGRVNLYHHLVETLKFASGQRWRLWDPRSHPEVQNASQDLLGEALAQHIHQQIDTRGDHQLSHYSLAETWSHRMGTAHVSVLGEDGSAVSATSTINTPFGAMVYSPRTGILLNNELLDLCWRHRRGSGVTPPPVPGERPPSSMVPSILVNAAQGSKLVIGGAGGELIISAVAQAIMNKLWLGLDLQAAIAAPILHVDSKGRVEYEPSFSQDLNSENLDLTAWNPENPEPTALSSLEG